The Couchioplanes caeruleus sequence GCCTCGATGACCGTGGCGCCGATGTATTCGCCGAAGGCGTCGGCCGGATCCATCAGCTTCGTGATCTTCGTGAGCCGGCCGTCGGCCGAGAAGACCGTCTTCATCTCCTCGTCGGCCAGCTTCTTGACGTTGTCGACGGCCAGCAGGATGCCGGGCCCCCGCTGGGCCAGCAGGGTGTGCTCGATGCTGACCGGGTGCACGGTGTCGCCGTTGACCAGCAGTGCACCCTGGGCGAAGTGGTCACGCGCCAGCCACAGCGAGTACGCGTTGTTCCACTCCTCGGCCTTGTCGTTGTGCACGAGGCTGATCTTCACGCCGTACTTGCGCTCGAAGGCGTCCTTGCGCTCCTCGACCGCGCCGGCGCAGTAGCCGACGACGACCGTCACGTCGGTGAGCCCCGCGGCCGCGAGGTTGCGCAGCGAGATGTCCATGATCGTGGTCTCCCCGTCCACGGGGACGAGCGCCTTCGGCAGCGTGTCCGTGTACGGACGCAGCCTGCGTCCGGCGCCGGCGGCGAGTACCAGACCGATCATGGTGGTCCTTCCGGGTCGAGGAGGGTGCCTGCCGAGGATAACCGTGCGCTCATACACCGAGAGTGCGCAGGACCGCGAAGCCCTCCTCGGCGATCCGGCGGATGATCCCGTCGTCCAGCTCCCGATTCTCGTCCAGCACCGCCAGTTCGTCCGGGCCGAGCCAGCGGCACTCCGTGTGCTTGCCCTCCTCCAGTCTGGGCCGGGACAGGTCGCCCTCGACGCGGACGAGGAAATCCGTTTCACGGCGGTCGACTCCGTCGTCGCCGGTCCACGTGTGCTCGCCGGCGATCCCCAGGACGGCGGCGAGGCGCCAGCCGGTTTCCTCGAACAACTCCCGCGCCAGCGCCTCGGTGACCGTTTCGCCGGGTTCCACGTGGCCGCCCACGATGTCCCAGGTGTTCGGGAAAAGCTTGCGTTCGGCGGAGCGTCGCTGAAAGAACATGCGGCCCTCGTCGTCCACGACGAGAGCACCGGCGACGCGCAAGGGGTCAAGGCACACGCCGAAAAATGATATAGAGCCTGCTCGTAAGCTTGTGCGCATGACCGCTGAGCAGCTGATCTCATTCGCCCGGGGCGCCCCGTCCCTGGACATCGTCGACGTGGCGGGCCTGAAGGCCGCCGCCGCGCGGGCCTTCGACGCCGACCCGGCCGGGGTGACCGCCTACGGCACGTCCGTCGGTTACGTTCCGCTGCGGAAGTGGATCGCGGAGAAGCACGGGGTCGCCCCGGAGCAGGTCATCGTCACCAACGGCTCGTTGCAGGCGGACGCGTTCCTCTTCAACCACCTGGTCCAGGCCGGTGACGACGTGATCGTCGAGAAGCCGACGTACGACCGCACCCTGCTGAACCTGCAGAACCTCGGCGGCAAGGTGCACCAGGTCACCATCCAGCCGAACGGCATAGACGTCGACGAGCTGCGCGGCCTGCTGGAGAACGGCCTGCGCCCGAAGCTCGCGCACATCATTCCGAACTACCAGAACCCGGCGGGTGTCACCCTTTCGCTGGAAAAGCGGCGGGCACTGCTCGCCCTCGCCGCC is a genomic window containing:
- a CDS encoding sugar phosphate nucleotidyltransferase — encoded protein: MIGLVLAAGAGRRLRPYTDTLPKALVPVDGETTIMDISLRNLAAAGLTDVTVVVGYCAGAVEERKDAFERKYGVKISLVHNDKAEEWNNAYSLWLARDHFAQGALLVNGDTVHPVSIEHTLLAQRGPGILLAVDNVKKLADEEMKTVFSADGRLTKITKLMDPADAFGEYIGATVIEASAAAELADSLKTTWERNPDLYYEDGYQEYANRGGEIRAATIGDVPWVEVDNHEDLAKARDIACRY
- a CDS encoding NUDIX hydrolase, with the translated sequence MCLDPLRVAGALVVDDEGRMFFQRRSAERKLFPNTWDIVGGHVEPGETVTEALARELFEETGWRLAAVLGIAGEHTWTGDDGVDRRETDFLVRVEGDLSRPRLEEGKHTECRWLGPDELAVLDENRELDDGIIRRIAEEGFAVLRTLGV